The following are from one region of the Sulfurimicrobium lacus genome:
- a CDS encoding CvpA family protein: MTVFDYAVLLIVGLSILLSVMRGAVREILALASWVAAFLVANTYGVWLAAQLPAAIPGEALKLLAAFIILFLITLLLMSLFTIALSELVKTVGLGTFDRGLGAIFGFARGLLIVMVLVLLAGLTSLPHQHFWREAMFSSPLEALTIKAKTWLPEDFSKRLSYD; encoded by the coding sequence TGATTGTCGGACTGTCGATCCTGCTCAGCGTGATGCGCGGCGCAGTACGCGAAATTCTCGCGCTGGCGTCCTGGGTGGCGGCATTCCTCGTGGCGAATACCTACGGGGTGTGGCTGGCGGCGCAACTGCCGGCAGCCATTCCGGGAGAAGCGCTGAAGCTGCTGGCGGCTTTTATCATTCTGTTTCTGATCACGTTGTTGCTGATGAGCCTGTTCACCATCGCGTTATCTGAACTGGTCAAGACCGTGGGGTTGGGTACTTTCGACCGTGGCCTTGGCGCGATTTTCGGCTTTGCGCGCGGCTTGCTGATCGTAATGGTGCTGGTGTTGCTGGCAGGTCTTACTTCATTACCGCACCAACATTTCTGGCGTGAAGCGATGTTCAGCTCACCGCTGGAGGCCTTGACCATCAAGGCGAAAACATGGCTGCCGGAAGATTTTTCCAAGCGCCTGAGTTATGACTGA